The Pleuronectes platessa chromosome 13, fPlePla1.1, whole genome shotgun sequence genome includes a window with the following:
- the bfsp2 gene encoding LOW QUALITY PROTEIN: phakinin (The sequence of the model RefSeq protein was modified relative to this genomic sequence to represent the inferred CDS: inserted 2 bases in 2 codons) produces MKNRVSRTPSSHKIPAPRGSERFDTWSFMMPLPRRRSSFLGQSCSERPVSSSGARMGSGTAAARGVFVGIGPPVCAGASGLGTRVSRRAXGISSVFLQGMRSSAAPVLPRAXDRAAGHGAAGGLNSCLMEYRDKVRALETLNQQLEDQIRLCLDRKASSAGAWGPLRKEWEEVYRQVSEAILDNARLMLQTENVQANAEDFKDRFENEQPFRTAVEEEISSLYRVLDEAALTRGELEEQMEKMRSELRQLEHDHEQDVRVLYSQMAGREVDEPDAPIETSLDQILSHIRSHWEKVTERNRAETDSYQLECKEAQCVSSRLSPEEEQVEALRAECSGTGCKIQSLQAETESIRALKRGLENSLSDARHWHDMELQNLGSVVAKLEAELADVTGEAEQQRRDHDTLLSNKQRLEQEIGMYHGVLDGEESRFLPASTPCLGRVSEPEGAAAESRAESGPPCPSQ; encoded by the exons ATGAAGAACCGTGTTTCCAGAACTCCGTCCTCCCATAAAATCCCCGCGCCTCGCGGCTCTGAGCGGTTTGACACCTGGAGCTTCATGATGCCTCTGCCCCGACGCCGCTCATCTTTCCTCGGTCAGTCGTGCTCCGAGcgcccggtctcctcctccgggGCACGGATGGGCTCCGGTACAGCCGCCGCACGTGGAGTCTTCGTGGGCATCGGGCCGCCGGTGTGCGCCGGAGCCTCGGGCCTCGGGACCCGGGTTTCCCGACGGG CTGGCATCAGCAGCGTGTTCCTGCAGGGGATGCGGAGCAGCGCCGCCCCGGTGCTGCCCCGGG GGGACCGGGCGGCGGGTCACGGGGCGGCGGGCGGACTGAACAGCTGCCTGATGGAGTACCGGGACAAGGTGCGAGCTCTGGAGACACTgaaccagcagctggaggaccAGATCCGGCTCTGTCTGGACCGGAAGGCGAGCAGCGCGGGAGCCTGGGGGCCGCTCCGGAAAGAGTGGGAGGAGGTCTACCGACAG gtcagtgAAGCCATCCTGGACAACGCTCGCCTGATGCTGCAGACGGAGAACGTTCAGGCCAACGCAGAGGACTTCAAGGACAG GTTCGAGAACGAGCAGCCGTTCAGGACGGCCGTGGAGGAGGAGATCAGTTCTCTGTACAGAGTCCTCGACGAGGCCGCCCTGACGaggggggagctggaggagcagatggAGAAGATGAGATCTGAGCTGCGTCAGCTGGAGCACGACCACGAGCAG GACGTTCGAGTCCTGTACAGTCAGATGGCGGGACGCGAGGTGGACGAACCCGACGCTCCCATCGAGACCAGTCTGGACCAGATCCTGAGCCACATCAGGAGCCACTGGGAGAAAGTGACGGAGAGGAACCGAGCGGAGACGGACAGCTACCAGCTGGAGTGTAAG GAGGCGCAGTGCGTGAGCAGCAGACTGAGtccggaggaggagcaggtggaggcgCTGAGGGCCGAGTGCAGCGGCACCGGCTGTAAGATCCAGAGTCTCCAGGCGGAGACGGAGTCCATCAGAGCGCTG AAACGAGGTCTGGAGAACTCGCTGAGCGACGCCCGTCACTGGCACGACATGGAGCTGCAGAACCTGGGCTCGGTGGTCGCCAAGCTGGAGGCGGAGCTCGCCGACGTGACCGGAGAGGCGGAGCAGCAGCGGCGCGACCACGACACGCTGCTGAGCAACAAGCAGcgtctggagcaggagatcgGGATGTACCACGGCGTCCTGGACGGGGAGGAGAGCCGCTTCCTGCCTGCTAGTACACC GTGTTTAGGTCGAGTCTCTGAACCTGAGggagcagctgcagagtccagggCGGAGTCAGGTCCTCCATGTCCATCACAGTGA